The following proteins are co-located in the Castanea sativa cultivar Marrone di Chiusa Pesio chromosome 8, ASM4071231v1 genome:
- the LOC142606002 gene encoding cation/H(+) antiporter 14-like produces MGPSLLAQSKVYVANLMPPGARVALLTFAEFGFMFHLFLLGLQIDTSLVKSIGRKAVVIALTGTIIPLVFGVAAYKIVERAHPSEHAVALLVLITTNASTPFIDITGLLYEINILNSEIGRFASSISLVSDACVWFLAFIVKNIGAALKYSPTEPLSIIALVVGYYCFLLFLMRPLVIWIDSFTPKNRPIGENHLMAILCIVLVNGFLAEYIGEDARFGAFVLGLSLPNGPTLGAVMIQKLEVLCTGLLLPIYCATSGFKTKLSSIANMSAAKTELIIFAGYFGKFIGTILPSISFKIPFKESLTLTLIMCCKGVMEITTYSAWHDAQMITTQTYTLLLVSMIIITGLATIFIHHLYDPSTRYMVDTRRTVTNSAQNSDLRMLVCIHSEENVSSFTNLIEVSNPTKENPIFVCVLQLVEITGRAASILVKLDKQNNLLASNLDYSGQISNAFDHYENYSEGSVKIQNFKAIAPCASMHDDICTLAVDQKTSIIIVPFHKTWAIDGTAEANIPFLRSINKNVLKKAPCSIGVLVDRGKVGGNLSILTGNSSYLIAMLFIGGADDREALAYSIRMAGHPNVSLTVVQLIALGYNMSSYQNNLDKEAMDELWASINGNQKIKHEKESVRHGADTTQVIQKMANNFDLVIVGRYHEPHSPVTLGLREWSECPELGVLGDMLASSSFRFSVLVVQHNNPE; encoded by the exons ATGGGTCCATCATTACTAGCTCAAAGCAAGGTGTATGTGGCAAACTTAATGCCTCCAGGAGCCAGAGTGGCACTTCTTACATTTGCAGAGTTTGGCTTCATGTTTCACCTCTTTCTATTAGGATTACAGATTGATACAAGCTTAGTAAAGAGCATTGGAAGAAAAGCCGTGGTAATCGCTCTAACGGGGACTATTATTCCCTTGGTATTTGGAGTGGCAGCATACAAGATCGTAGAACGTGCTCACCCTTCAGAGCATGCAGTTGCACTTTTAGTCTTAATTACTACAAATGCTTCGACTCCTTTTATTGACATCACCGGCCTCCTTTATGAAATCAACATTCTTAATTCAGAAATTGGCCGATTTGCTTCCTCAATTTCTTTGGTAAGTGATGCATGTGTTTGGTTTCTCgcatttattgtgaaaaatattggtGCAGCCCTGAAATACTCCCCAACCGAACCTTTATCAATAATAGCATTAGTGGTCGGTTATTACTGCTTCTTACTCTTCCTAATGAGACCACTAGTGATATGGATTGACAGTTTCACGCCAAAAAATAGACCCATTGGGGAAAATCATCTTATGGCCATCCTCTGTATAGTTTTGGTGAATGGATTTTTAGCTGAGTATATTGGCGAAGATGCTCGCTTTGGTGCTTTTGTGCTTGGTTTGTCTTTGCCAAATGGGCCAACATTAGGTGCAGTCATGATACAAAAGCTTGAGGTTCTTTGTACTGGGTTGCTACTTCCGATCTACTGCGCTACCAGTGGGTTCAAGACGAAGCTCTCTTCCATAGCGAACATGTCTGCAGCAAAAACAGAGCTCATCATTTTTGCTGGTTACTTTGGCAAGTTCATTGGCACCATTTTGCCATCAATCTCATTTAAGATCCCCTTTAAGGAATCTTTGACACTGACTCTCATCATGTGTTGCAAAGGCGTTATGGAAATCACTACATATTCTGCGTGGCACGACGCTCAG ATGATAACAACCCAAACATATACGCTTTTACTTGTCAGCATGATAATCATAACAGGATTGGCCACAATTTTTATCCATCACCTTTATGACCCTTCCACAAGATACATGGTTGACACAAGGAGGACAGTCACAAACTCAGCACAAAACTCTGATCTCCGAATGCTGGTCTGCATCCATTCAGAAGAGAATGTATCTTCATTTACCAACCTCATTGAAGTGTCCAACCCCACAAAAGAGAACCCTATTTTTGTCTGTGTCCTTCAGCTCGTGGAGATCACAGGACGGGCAGCGTCTATCCTTGTAAAACTTGATAAGCAAAACAACTTATTAGCTTCTAATCTAGATTATTCTGGACAAATTAGCAATGCCTTTGATCATTATGAGAATTACAGCGAAGGGAGtgttaaaatacaaaacttcaAAGCAATTGCACCATGTGCAAGCATGCATGATGATATATGTACTCTCGCAGTGGATCAGAAAACAAGCATCATAATTGTTCCCTTTCACAAAACATGGGCAATTGATGGAACAGCCGAAGCAAACATTCCTTTCCTTAGGAGCATAAACAAAAATGTGCTTAAGAAGGCCCCTTGCTCCATTGGAGTTCTTGTTGACCGAGGCAAAGTTGGTGGCAACTTGAGCATTTTGACAGGTAATTCATCATATTTGATTGCCATGCTTTTCATAGGTGGTGCTGATGATCGAGAGGCACTTGCGTATAGCATTCGCATGGCCGGGCATCCTAACGTCAGCCTAACAGTGGTTCAGCTTATAGCGTTGGGTTACAACATGAGCAGTTATCAAAATAATCTAGACAAGGAGGCGATGGATGAATTATGGGCTAGTATAAATGGCAACCAGAAAATAAAGCATGAAAAGGAGTCTGTGAGACATGGGGCGGATACAACTCAAGTTATACAGAAGATGGCGAACAATTTTGATCTAGTTATAGTGGGTAGATACCATGAACCACACTCTCCAGTTACATTAGGCCTTAGAGAATGGAGCGAATGCCCTGAGCTTGGTGTACTTGGGGACATGCTAGCCAGTTCAAGTTTTCGATTTTCAGTTTTGGTGGTGCAGCATAACAACCCAGAGTAA